Proteins encoded together in one Balaenoptera ricei isolate mBalRic1 chromosome 2, mBalRic1.hap2, whole genome shotgun sequence window:
- the CIPC gene encoding CLOCK-interacting pacemaker, with product MERKNPSREGSRRLSAKLSKGPEMKKVSRQLCMAAAESDKDSGFSDGSSECLSSAEQMESEDMLSALGWSREDRPRPSAKPASGAFPTLAPMVVMKNVLVKQGGSSPQLQSWSVQPSFEVISAQPQLLFLHPPVPSPVSPCHPAEKKSDSRNYLPILNSYTKIAPHPGKRGLSLSPEERGEGGMQKKICTERLGPSLSSSEPTKTGAGPSGPPTPAPASTKLAEDSALQGVPCLVAGGSPQTLQPVSSSHVAKAPSLTFASPASPVCAADSTLHGMESNSPLSPLSASYSSPLWAAEHLCRSPDSFSEQRQSKHRRFQNTLVVLHKSGLLEITLKTKELIRQNQATQVELDQLKEQTRLFIEAAKSRAPQAWAKLQASLTSGSGHTGSDLEAFSDQPDI from the exons ATGGAGAGGAAGAACCCATCCAGAGAGGGCTCTAGAAGGCTCTCAGCCAAACTAAGCAAAGGCCCAGAGATGAAAAAAGTGTCTCGTCAACTCTGCATGGCAGCTGCTGAATCAGATAAGGACTCTGGATTTTCAG ATGGGAGCTCTGAATGCCTGAGCTCGGCAGAGCAGATGGAGTCTGAGGACATGCTGAGCGCCTTAGGCTGGAGCCGAGAAGACAGGCCAAGGCCGAGCGCCAAGCCTGCGAGCGGTGCCTTCCCAACACTGGCCCCCATGGTTGTCATGAAGAACGTGCTGGTCAAGCAG GGCGGCAGCTCGCCGCAGCTCCAGTCCTGGTCTGTGCAGCCCTCCTTTGAAGTGATCTCAGCACAGCCCCAGCTCTTATTCCTTCATCCACCCGTACCGTCTCCTGTCAGCCCGTGTCACCCTGCTGAGAAAAAGTCGGACTCCAGGAACTACTTGCCCATTCTCAACTCTTACACCAAAATAGCCCCACACCCAGGCAAAAGGGGCCTTTCCCTCAGcccagaagaaagaggagaaggtgGAATGCAGAAGAAGATCTGTACCGAGAGACTTGGGCCAAGCCTGTCTTCTAGTGAGCCGACCAAGACTGGTGCCGGCCCATCCGGGCCCCCGACTCCAGCGCCCGCCAGCACCAAGCTTGCCGAGGACTCAGCTCTTCAGGGTGTGCCCTGCCTGGTGGCAGGTGGAAGTCCACAGACGCTTCAGCCAGTGTCCAGCAGCCATGTGGCTAAAGCTCCCAGCCTGACCTTTGCTTCCCCCGCCAGCCCTGTCTGTGCGGCAGACAGTACCCTGCATGGGATGGAGAGCAACTCCCCGCTGTCCCCGCTGTCAGCTAGTTACAGCTCCCCTCTGTGGGCTGCAGAGCACCTCTGCCGCAGTCCAGATAGCTTTTCAGAGCAGCGGCAGAGCAAGCACAGGCGCTTTCAGAATACCCTAGTAGTCCTACACAAATCTGGTTTGCTGGAGATCACTTTGAAAACCAAGGAGTTGATTCGTCAGAACCAGGCAACTCAGGTGGAACTAGACCAGCTAAAGGAGCAGACCCGGCTATTTATCGAGGCCGCCAAGAGCAGGGCTCCTCAGGCTTGGGCCAAGCTGCAGGCGTCTTTGACATCAGGGTCAGGTCATACTGGCAGTGACCTAGAAGCATTCTCCGATCAGCCAGACATATAA